The Streptomyces sp. NBC_01689 genome includes a window with the following:
- a CDS encoding urea amidolyase associated protein UAAP2: MNADPGTDTGTGTGTGTDSRTSTSTSTGTGTATTVVPARAAWSSVVRAGDTLTITDLHGNQAVDFLAYDAHDLSVRYSAPDTIQAQGNIFLTTGSVLMSGEHTPLMTVVSDDVGRHDTVGGACSKESNTLRYGHHTWAQHACVDNFLAQGARHGLGKRDLVSNVNWYMNVPVERDGTLGIVDGLSAPGLALTLRAERDVLVLVSNCPQINNPCNGFEPTAVRMTVGTPS; encoded by the coding sequence ATGAACGCGGACCCGGGAACCGACACCGGCACGGGCACGGGCACGGGCACGGACTCGCGCACAAGCACGAGCACAAGCACGGGCACGGGCACCGCCACGACCGTGGTCCCCGCCCGCGCCGCCTGGTCGTCCGTCGTCCGCGCGGGCGACACCCTCACCATCACGGACCTGCACGGCAACCAGGCCGTCGACTTCCTCGCGTACGACGCCCACGACCTGTCCGTCCGCTACAGCGCGCCCGACACGATCCAGGCGCAGGGGAACATCTTCCTGACCACGGGCAGCGTGCTGATGTCCGGTGAGCACACACCCCTGATGACCGTGGTGTCCGACGACGTCGGCCGGCACGACACGGTCGGCGGCGCCTGCTCCAAGGAGTCGAACACGCTGCGCTACGGCCACCACACCTGGGCGCAGCACGCCTGTGTGGACAACTTCCTCGCCCAAGGCGCCCGGCACGGACTCGGCAAGCGCGACCTCGTCTCCAACGTCAACTGGTACATGAACGTGCCGGTCGAGCGGGACGGCACCCTCGGCATCGTCGACGGTCTCTCCGCCCCGGGTCTCGCCCTCACCCTCCGCGCCGAACGCGACGTGCTCGTCCTGGTCTCCAACTGCCCCCAGATCAACAACCCCTGCAACGGCTTCGAACCGACCGCCGTGCGGATGACCGTCGGGACCCCGTCATGA
- a CDS encoding urea amidolyase associated protein UAAP1, with protein sequence MATATTYGARDHARAQEGTRTEAMPVVPARTWPSPPCEAGRLVWAETVAGGGYTHRVLARGTELRLTDLRGDACAHLLLYAADRPWERLNVADTVKVQWNAYLGEGQLLLSDQGRVLASLTADTSGRHDALCGTSTLVRNTRRYGDGAAHSASPAGRELFKLAAAKNGLGPRDLPPSLSFFQGVAVRDDGAVDFTGSAGPGGSVTFRAEQDVTVLIANVPHPLDPRPAYTSTALEVLAWRSAPTEPGDPLWEATPEGRRAFQNTVEFLAARGRA encoded by the coding sequence ATGGCGACAGCGACCACGTACGGAGCACGCGACCACGCCCGCGCCCAGGAGGGCACCCGCACGGAGGCCATGCCCGTGGTCCCGGCGCGCACCTGGCCCTCGCCGCCGTGCGAGGCCGGCCGGCTGGTGTGGGCGGAGACGGTGGCCGGCGGCGGCTACACGCACCGGGTGCTGGCCCGGGGCACCGAGCTCCGGCTGACCGACCTGCGCGGCGATGCGTGCGCGCACCTCCTGCTGTACGCCGCCGACCGTCCCTGGGAGCGCCTGAACGTGGCGGACACGGTCAAGGTCCAGTGGAACGCGTACCTGGGCGAGGGCCAGTTGCTCCTCTCCGACCAGGGGCGGGTGCTCGCCTCGCTCACCGCCGACACCTCCGGGCGGCACGACGCCCTGTGCGGCACCTCCACCCTCGTACGCAACACGCGGCGCTACGGCGACGGGGCCGCGCACTCCGCCTCCCCCGCGGGACGTGAGCTGTTCAAGCTGGCCGCCGCCAAGAACGGCCTCGGCCCACGCGACCTCCCTCCCTCGCTCTCCTTCTTCCAGGGCGTGGCGGTGCGCGACGACGGCGCTGTGGACTTCACGGGTTCGGCGGGGCCCGGCGGCAGTGTGACGTTCCGCGCCGAGCAGGACGTCACCGTGCTGATCGCGAACGTGCCGCACCCCCTCGACCCGCGCCCCGCCTACACCAGTACCGCCCTCGAAGTGCTCGCCTGGCGGTCGGCGCCCACCGAACCGGGCGACCCGCTGTGGGAGGCGACGCCCGAGGGCCGCCGCGCCTTCCAGAACACCGTGGAGTTCCTCGCCGCGAGGGGGCGCGCATGA
- a CDS encoding TetR/AcrR family transcriptional regulator — protein MGGAGGRRVGRPRATQRPESGLSPRDELLLAAAELFTTRGYAATTTRAVAERAGMRQASMYHYVSGKEELLAALLESTVTPSLALARKLLADCADDAAAPEGRLWELCRSDVELLCGGPHNLGGLYLLPEVRAERFAGFHAVRAELKDTYRQLLAATVVGGALAKSELDLRTDLLFGLIEGVILVRRSDPDRAVSAFAEATADAALRIAGI, from the coding sequence ATGGGAGGCGCCGGTGGACGACGGGTCGGCCGGCCGCGTGCGACGCAGCGGCCGGAGAGCGGTCTGTCGCCGCGTGACGAACTGCTCCTCGCGGCCGCGGAGTTGTTCACGACGCGCGGGTACGCGGCGACGACCACCCGGGCCGTCGCGGAGCGGGCGGGCATGCGCCAGGCGTCGATGTACCACTACGTCTCCGGCAAGGAGGAACTGCTCGCCGCCCTCCTGGAGTCCACGGTCACGCCCTCGCTGGCCCTCGCCCGGAAGCTCCTCGCCGACTGCGCGGACGACGCGGCCGCGCCGGAGGGCCGGCTGTGGGAGCTGTGCCGCTCCGACGTGGAACTGCTCTGTGGTGGCCCGCACAACCTCGGCGGCCTGTACCTGCTGCCTGAGGTGCGTGCCGAGCGCTTCGCCGGATTCCATGCCGTGCGGGCCGAACTTAAGGACACCTACCGTCAGTTGCTCGCCGCGACGGTCGTGGGCGGCGCACTGGCGAAGAGTGAGCTCGATCTGCGGACGGATCTGTTGTTCGGGCTCATCGAAGGGGTGATTCTCGTCCGCCGCTCCGACCCGGACCGGGCCGTGTCCGCGTTCGCCGAAGCCACCGCCGACGCGGCACTGCGGATCGCCGGAATCTGA
- a CDS encoding sensor histidine kinase, which produces MVSVQSPPGGRELPYARVLLLPAILMAAMTGTAVALVTSAARPAVGWCGAVATLLVLAVGAEAVRRGRDTRDLRAELARSTAYFEQRIASHDEQFVRLRAEVLPVALRRMRGGVNPEDVARDFGPGKGDTYELTPAQRDLLGAVLKVVDDEDLLRDSSQRSFVNIARRVQAIVHQQNKELREMEEDHGRNPEVFDDLLRIDHGTALIGRLADSIAVLGGGRPGRNWPEPVPLFSVMRGAMSRILEYRRIELHSIADVAVNGIHVEPVIHAVAELLDNATRYSPPTTKVHLTALVVQTGVAIEIEDSGVSFSDEARGKIEELLRQAAAGVDLNILGEAPRLGMAVVGRLSKMYDMKISLRQSAYGGVRAVIVVPSNMLTKDPAPGLAHGIGVNAVPTMDTDGVEGPKRKPKKRRPTTGPRIPSPHDGSQDDDAPVVTEWTAGGLPQRRSRVKVPLSQRIAEARAAELAAEAAAAAAPWAAAPAPKEEEEPPPGLWVEAFMEGLKGDPDPTAFTQSHQPAPADVDDEGDLK; this is translated from the coding sequence ATGGTGAGTGTTCAATCGCCTCCCGGTGGCCGTGAACTTCCCTACGCGCGCGTCCTGTTGCTGCCGGCCATACTGATGGCCGCGATGACCGGGACCGCCGTCGCACTGGTGACGAGCGCGGCCAGGCCCGCCGTCGGCTGGTGCGGCGCCGTCGCGACGCTGCTCGTCCTCGCGGTCGGGGCGGAAGCCGTGCGCCGTGGCCGCGACACCCGTGACCTGCGCGCCGAACTCGCCCGTAGCACCGCGTACTTCGAGCAGCGCATCGCCTCCCATGACGAGCAGTTCGTGCGACTGCGCGCCGAGGTCCTGCCGGTCGCGCTCCGCCGGATGCGGGGCGGCGTCAACCCCGAGGACGTGGCCCGCGACTTCGGCCCCGGCAAGGGCGACACGTACGAACTCACCCCGGCGCAGCGGGACCTGCTCGGCGCGGTGCTCAAGGTCGTGGACGACGAGGACCTGCTGCGCGACTCCTCCCAGCGCTCCTTCGTCAACATCGCCCGCCGCGTCCAGGCGATCGTCCACCAGCAGAACAAGGAACTCCGCGAGATGGAGGAGGACCACGGGCGCAACCCCGAGGTCTTCGACGACCTGCTGCGCATCGACCACGGCACCGCGCTGATCGGCCGCCTCGCCGACTCCATCGCCGTGCTCGGCGGCGGCCGTCCGGGACGCAACTGGCCCGAGCCCGTACCGCTGTTCAGCGTGATGCGCGGCGCCATGTCCCGGATCCTGGAGTACCGCCGCATCGAGCTGCACTCCATCGCCGACGTCGCCGTCAACGGCATCCACGTCGAACCGGTCATCCACGCCGTCGCCGAACTCCTCGACAACGCGACGCGCTACTCGCCGCCGACCACCAAGGTGCACCTCACCGCCCTCGTCGTGCAGACCGGCGTCGCCATCGAGATCGAGGACTCCGGCGTCAGCTTCAGCGACGAGGCCCGCGGGAAGATCGAGGAACTGCTGCGGCAGGCCGCGGCCGGTGTCGACCTCAACATCCTCGGCGAGGCCCCGCGGCTCGGCATGGCCGTCGTCGGGCGGCTCTCGAAGATGTACGACATGAAGATCTCGCTCCGCCAGTCCGCGTACGGCGGGGTACGCGCCGTCATCGTCGTGCCGAGCAACATGCTCACCAAGGACCCCGCCCCCGGCCTCGCGCACGGCATCGGCGTGAACGCGGTCCCGACGATGGACACCGACGGCGTCGAGGGGCCCAAGCGCAAACCGAAGAAGCGCCGGCCGACCACCGGACCCCGTATCCCGTCGCCGCACGACGGCTCCCAGGACGACGACGCCCCGGTGGTCACCGAGTGGACGGCGGGCGGCCTGCCGCAGCGGCGCAGCAGGGTCAAGGTCCCGCTCAGCCAGCGGATCGCCGAGGCGCGGGCCGCCGAACTGGCCGCCGAGGCCGCGGCCGCCGCGGCGCCCTGGGCCGCCGCGCCCGCCCCGAAGGAGGAGGAGGAGCCCCCGCCGGGGCTGTGGGTCGAGGCGTTCATGGAAGGCCTCAAGGGCGATCCCGACCCGACCGCATTCACCCAGAGCCATCAGCCGGCCCCCGCTGATGTCGACGACGAGGGGGACCTCAAGTGA
- a CDS encoding roadblock/LC7 domain-containing protein: MIQQRGNFDWMLKDLADGVPGIQQIVVLSADGLRIARYGGDPDAADRVAAACAGLQSLAGAVAGEIPRSDGTMRMVIIEINGGYFYLMSAGANAYLAVLANQTAEPGLMSNRMRDLVARIGAHLTSPPRRNGQTV; this comes from the coding sequence GTGATCCAGCAGCGAGGCAACTTCGACTGGATGCTCAAGGATCTGGCCGACGGCGTTCCGGGCATCCAGCAGATCGTGGTGCTCTCCGCCGACGGGCTGCGCATCGCCCGCTACGGCGGCGACCCCGACGCCGCCGACCGCGTCGCCGCCGCCTGCGCCGGACTCCAGAGCCTGGCCGGAGCCGTCGCCGGCGAGATCCCCCGCAGCGACGGCACCATGCGGATGGTCATCATCGAGATCAACGGCGGCTACTTCTACCTCATGTCCGCCGGGGCCAACGCCTATCTCGCGGTCCTCGCCAACCAGACCGCGGAGCCCGGTCTGATGAGCAACCGCATGCGTGATCTCGTCGCCCGGATCGGCGCGCACCTCACCAGCCCGCCGCGCCGCAACGGGCAGACCGTATGA
- a CDS encoding DUF742 domain-containing protein, with amino-acid sequence MTPPQRRRRHPTQEPREVPQGSPPHEAPAAEGSPPEGQEQDPKIPGRLYVLTGGGEGGDRADLDLVTLIVARADPPAPTTQPEQSVLLRLCKAPLSVAELSAYLNLPFSVVTVLLTELLTAELVQARAPIVRSALPDRSLLEAVMHGLQKL; translated from the coding sequence ATGACTCCTCCGCAACGCCGCCGGCGCCACCCCACGCAAGAGCCCCGTGAGGTCCCCCAGGGCAGCCCTCCGCACGAAGCGCCCGCCGCGGAGGGAAGCCCTCCGGAGGGCCAGGAGCAGGACCCCAAGATCCCCGGGCGCCTGTACGTGCTCACCGGCGGGGGCGAGGGCGGCGACCGGGCCGACCTCGACCTCGTCACCCTGATCGTCGCGCGTGCCGACCCTCCGGCACCCACCACGCAGCCCGAGCAGTCGGTGCTGCTGAGGCTCTGCAAGGCCCCCCTGTCCGTGGCCGAGCTCTCGGCCTATCTCAATCTGCCGTTCAGCGTGGTGACCGTCCTGCTCACCGAGCTGCTGACGGCCGAACTGGTACAGGCGCGCGCCCCGATCGTCCGCTCGGCGCTGCCCGACCGTTCCCTCCTCGAAGCGGTGATGCATGGACTTCAAAAGCTCTGA
- a CDS encoding GTP-binding protein produces the protein MDFKSSDTITGPRAEDHLPHTATAAVKIVIVGGFGVGKTTMVGAVSEIKPLTTEETMTQAGIGIDDNYGSETKTATTVAMDFGRISITEQLVLYLFGTPGQERFWFLWNGLFEGALGAVVLIDTRRLEVSFDVIGRLEERGVPFVVAMNDFPDAPTYPMEDLRAALDLSEEIPIVKCDARRRASSRDVLMTLMRFLHSLTMSSASSASSSRT, from the coding sequence ATGGACTTCAAAAGCTCTGACACGATCACCGGCCCGCGCGCCGAGGACCACCTCCCGCACACGGCGACCGCCGCGGTGAAGATCGTGATCGTGGGCGGGTTCGGGGTCGGCAAGACGACCATGGTGGGTGCCGTCAGCGAGATCAAGCCGCTGACCACCGAGGAGACCATGACGCAGGCCGGCATCGGCATCGACGACAACTACGGCTCCGAGACCAAGACGGCCACCACCGTGGCCATGGACTTCGGCCGCATCAGCATCACCGAACAACTGGTGCTGTACCTCTTCGGCACCCCGGGCCAGGAGCGCTTCTGGTTCCTGTGGAACGGCCTCTTCGAGGGCGCGCTCGGCGCGGTCGTACTGATCGACACCCGCCGCCTCGAAGTCAGCTTCGACGTGATCGGCCGCCTGGAGGAACGCGGTGTGCCCTTCGTCGTCGCCATGAACGACTTCCCCGACGCGCCCACCTATCCGATGGAGGACCTGCGCGCCGCGCTCGACCTCTCGGAGGAGATCCCGATCGTGAAGTGCGACGCACGCCGCCGGGCCTCCAGCCGCGACGTCCTGATGACGCTGATGCGTTTCCTGCACTCGCTGACGATGTCCTCCGCTTCCTCCGCGTCGTCCTCGCGGACCTGA
- a CDS encoding cytochrome P450, whose translation MTPEPHSPAGTDDLTLDPPPGCPAHGRGPGGLHRLHGPEADDLGALYEELRDEHGAVAPVLLHNDVPIWVVLGHAENLHMVSTPTHFSRDSRLWSAVKDGTAGPDHPLAPHIAWQPICSHAEGDEHLRLRGAVMGAMSTINHRTIRRHIKRAAQILVNRFCEKGRADLVGQYAEHLPMAVLCQILGMPDEYDDRLVQATRDLLKGTETAVASNEYVMNILIRHTARRRNQPGDDFTGHLIDHPAGLTDDEVAQHLRLVLLAAYEATANLLANVIRVVLIDPRFRARLNGGQMTVPEAVEQSLWNEPPFSAVLGYFAKQDTELGGRTIRRGDGLILGIAPGNIDPRVRPDLKADMMGNRSHLAFGGGPHECPGQDIGRAIADVGVEELLMLLPDVELHCDEDELRWRSSMSSRHLVELPVYFEPRPPEDVKDVTAASPVPPPPWQAGTDQPAASAQRPHPFPPTTAPTPPPAAPAAPVPARPAGAWQRFLAWWRGY comes from the coding sequence GTGACGCCTGAACCCCACTCACCGGCCGGTACGGACGACCTCACACTCGACCCGCCGCCGGGCTGCCCCGCCCACGGCCGAGGACCCGGCGGACTCCACCGGCTCCACGGCCCCGAGGCGGACGACCTGGGAGCCCTGTACGAGGAACTCCGCGACGAGCACGGTGCGGTGGCCCCCGTACTGCTCCACAACGACGTGCCGATCTGGGTGGTGCTCGGCCACGCCGAGAACCTGCACATGGTGAGCACCCCCACCCACTTCTCCCGGGACAGCCGGCTGTGGAGCGCCGTCAAGGACGGAACCGCAGGCCCCGACCACCCGCTCGCGCCGCACATCGCCTGGCAGCCCATCTGCTCCCACGCCGAGGGCGACGAGCACCTGCGGCTGCGCGGCGCGGTCATGGGCGCCATGTCGACCATCAACCACCGCACCATCCGGCGGCACATCAAACGGGCGGCGCAGATCCTGGTCAACCGCTTCTGCGAGAAGGGCCGGGCCGACCTGGTCGGCCAGTACGCCGAGCACCTCCCGATGGCCGTGCTCTGCCAGATCCTCGGCATGCCCGACGAGTACGACGACCGCCTGGTGCAGGCCACCCGCGACCTGCTCAAGGGCACCGAGACCGCGGTCGCCAGCAACGAGTACGTCATGAACATCCTGATCCGGCACACCGCCCGCCGCCGCAACCAGCCCGGGGACGACTTCACCGGCCATCTCATCGACCACCCCGCCGGGCTCACCGACGACGAGGTCGCCCAGCACCTGCGCCTGGTACTGCTGGCCGCGTACGAGGCCACGGCCAACCTGCTCGCCAACGTGATCCGCGTGGTGCTCATCGACCCGCGCTTCCGCGCCCGTCTGAACGGCGGGCAGATGACCGTCCCCGAGGCGGTCGAGCAGTCGCTCTGGAACGAGCCTCCGTTCAGCGCCGTCCTCGGCTACTTCGCCAAACAGGACACCGAGCTGGGCGGCCGGACCATCCGGCGCGGCGACGGCCTGATCCTCGGCATCGCGCCGGGCAACATCGACCCTCGGGTCCGTCCCGACCTCAAGGCCGACATGATGGGCAACCGCTCCCACCTCGCCTTCGGCGGCGGACCCCACGAGTGCCCCGGACAGGACATCGGACGCGCCATCGCCGACGTCGGCGTCGAGGAGCTGCTGATGCTGCTGCCCGATGTCGAACTCCACTGTGACGAGGATGAGTTGCGCTGGCGTTCGTCGATGTCCTCGCGCCACCTGGTGGAGCTTCCCGTCTACTTCGAGCCGCGCCCGCCGGAAGACGTGAAAGACGTGACGGCCGCCTCGCCGGTCCCGCCGCCGCCCTGGCAGGCCGGCACGGACCAGCCGGCCGCGTCCGCACAGCGGCCCCACCCGTTCCCGCCGACGACGGCACCCACACCGCCGCCGGCGGCACCGGCGGCACCCGTGCCCGCCCGCCCGGCCGGGGCCTGGCAGCGCTTCCTGGCCTGGTGGCGCGGCTACTGA
- a CDS encoding RluA family pseudouridine synthase — translation MRRKPRIPPSPLPQRDGVDPVRVRLPHPGEWVTVREYLAERLVAGPGVIDGMVADGLVVRADGRPVEPSTPYAPGMFVWFHRELPDEERVPFAVDVVYRDAHIVVADKPHFLATTPRGSHVAETVLARLRRELGIPALGAAHRLDRLTAGLVLFTVRPEERGAYQSLFRDRLVAKEYEAVAPYDAGLTLPRTVRSRIVKERGLLAAREVAGEPNAVSGVELRDRRDGLGRYRLVPRTGQTHQLRVHMNTLGVPILGDPLYPVVTGPVPAGDFRRPLQLLARKLEFTDPVTGLTHRFVSGRELQAWSAHEDWAR, via the coding sequence GTGAGACGCAAGCCCAGGATTCCCCCCTCCCCGCTGCCGCAGCGCGACGGCGTCGACCCCGTGCGCGTAAGACTGCCGCATCCCGGGGAGTGGGTCACCGTGCGGGAGTACCTGGCGGAACGGCTCGTGGCGGGGCCCGGGGTGATCGACGGGATGGTCGCGGACGGGCTGGTCGTACGGGCGGACGGGCGGCCGGTGGAGCCCTCCACCCCGTACGCACCGGGGATGTTCGTGTGGTTCCACCGGGAGCTGCCCGACGAGGAACGGGTGCCGTTCGCCGTCGACGTCGTGTACCGCGACGCGCACATCGTGGTGGCCGACAAGCCCCACTTCCTCGCCACCACACCGCGCGGCAGCCACGTCGCCGAGACGGTGCTCGCCCGGCTGCGGCGGGAGCTGGGCATCCCGGCGCTCGGCGCGGCGCACCGCCTCGACCGACTCACCGCCGGCCTCGTGCTGTTCACCGTGCGTCCCGAGGAACGCGGTGCCTACCAGTCGCTGTTCCGCGACCGGCTCGTCGCCAAGGAGTACGAGGCGGTGGCCCCGTACGACGCAGGGCTCACGCTGCCGCGCACGGTCCGCAGCCGGATCGTGAAGGAGCGCGGGTTGCTTGCCGCGCGGGAGGTGGCCGGTGAGCCGAACGCGGTGAGCGGGGTCGAACTCCGCGACCGACGGGACGGGTTGGGCCGCTACCGGCTGGTTCCACGGACCGGGCAGACGCATCAGCTGCGGGTGCACATGAACACGCTGGGCGTCCCGATCCTCGGCGATCCGCTCTATCCGGTGGTGACCGGCCCCGTGCCGGCCGGTGACTTCCGGCGTCCGCTCCAACTGCTGGCTCGAAAGCTGGAGTTCACCGATCCGGTCACGGGGCTGACGCACCGGTTCGTGAGCGGGCGGGAGCTGCAGGCCTGGTCCGCGCACGAGGACTGGGCGCGGTAG
- a CDS encoding amino acid permease, whose product MTTTAPSDVRPDPPRSPDDSSLTSFGYRQELHRSLGRYASFAAGFSFISVLTTVFQFFAFGYAFGGPVFFWTWPAVLLGQLAVAACFAELAARYPLSGAIYQWSSRLSNPSFGWFAGWIMVIGQIVVVAAAALALQMVLPAIWSGFQLVGHDPAPTSPDGAANAAVLGVVLLVLTTLVNMVDNRVMSVVNRVGVTAEIIGAVLIIVLLFTHSERSPGITFHSGEGGSGLFGALAVGAFTAAYVMIGFDSAGEMSEETHNPRRTAPRTILTALGAAGLLGGLIVLGGLLAAPSLTDGHLGVDGLSYVLTSSLGDGVGRVLLADVVVAVAVATLAIQTAACRMLFSMARDGRLPFSGRLAKVDPRTGVPSVPALTVGVLSAALLLLNFASPEAFLAIGTTCIVMLYLAYATVTGPMLVRRLRGGFTADGTDETGAPLFSMGRWGVPVNAVALVYGLLMSVDLAWPRAAVYDPTGGHWYFQWFTVLFLGATLLAGAAYRAYRARTAPAEAAEAAPPSYA is encoded by the coding sequence GTGACCACCACCGCCCCCTCCGACGTCCGCCCCGACCCGCCCCGCTCCCCCGACGACAGCTCGCTCACCTCGTTCGGGTACCGCCAGGAACTGCATCGCAGCCTCGGCCGGTACGCCTCGTTCGCCGCCGGATTCTCCTTCATCTCGGTGCTGACGACCGTCTTCCAGTTCTTCGCCTTCGGGTACGCGTTCGGCGGCCCGGTCTTCTTCTGGACCTGGCCGGCCGTCCTGCTGGGCCAGTTGGCGGTCGCCGCCTGCTTCGCCGAACTGGCCGCGCGCTATCCGCTCTCGGGCGCGATCTACCAGTGGTCCTCGCGTCTGTCGAACCCCTCCTTCGGGTGGTTCGCCGGCTGGATCATGGTGATCGGGCAGATCGTCGTGGTCGCCGCGGCGGCCCTCGCCCTGCAGATGGTGCTGCCCGCGATCTGGTCCGGCTTCCAGCTGGTGGGCCACGATCCGGCGCCGACCAGTCCGGACGGAGCTGCGAACGCGGCGGTCCTCGGTGTCGTCCTGCTCGTCCTGACCACGCTGGTGAACATGGTCGACAACCGGGTGATGTCGGTGGTCAACCGGGTAGGCGTCACCGCCGAGATCATCGGCGCCGTGCTGATCATCGTCCTGCTGTTCACCCACTCCGAGCGCTCCCCCGGCATCACCTTCCACTCCGGTGAGGGCGGATCGGGCCTGTTCGGGGCCCTGGCGGTGGGCGCGTTCACGGCGGCCTACGTGATGATCGGGTTCGACAGCGCGGGCGAGATGAGCGAGGAGACGCACAACCCTCGACGCACCGCGCCGCGTACGATCCTCACCGCTCTCGGTGCGGCGGGGCTGCTCGGCGGACTGATCGTGCTCGGCGGCCTGCTGGCGGCGCCCAGCCTCACCGACGGGCACCTGGGCGTGGACGGCCTGAGTTATGTACTGACCAGCAGTCTCGGGGACGGCGTGGGCCGGGTGCTGCTCGCCGATGTGGTGGTGGCCGTCGCGGTGGCGACGCTGGCGATCCAGACGGCCGCCTGCCGCATGCTCTTCTCGATGGCCCGGGACGGCCGGCTCCCCTTCTCCGGCCGGCTCGCGAAGGTCGACCCGCGCACCGGTGTGCCGAGCGTCCCCGCGCTCACCGTCGGTGTCCTCTCCGCCGCCCTGCTGCTGCTGAACTTCGCCTCCCCGGAGGCCTTTCTGGCGATCGGCACCACCTGCATCGTGATGCTGTACCTGGCCTACGCGACGGTGACCGGGCCGATGCTGGTGCGACGGCTGCGCGGCGGGTTCACCGCGGACGGGACCGACGAGACGGGCGCACCGCTCTTCTCGATGGGCCGCTGGGGCGTCCCGGTCAACGCGGTCGCCCTCGTCTACGGTCTCCTCATGAGCGTCGACCTCGCCTGGCCGCGTGCCGCGGTGTACGACCCGACGGGCGGGCACTGGTACTTCCAGTGGTTCACCGTGCTCTTCCTGGGGGCGACCCTGCTGGCGGGTGCGGCCTACCGGGCGTACCGGGCGCGGACGGCACCGGCCGAGGCGGCGGAGGCCGCGCCGCCCTCGTACGCCTGA